Part of the Paeniglutamicibacter sulfureus genome, CAAAAGCGATTAGGCACGCATGTTGCAGAGGGGGCTCGCCAAGTGAACCTGCTTCGCTCGGTAGACCCAAGGCTGGGAAGCGCCAACCTTCCGGGTCGCTTGGTCACGGTATCGGCTGAGGTGTTGACCGCGGGGAAGGCCGAAGTCGAAGTTCCCGGCATTGACAACGATGCCCCGGTCATCCAGCTGATTCGCGTTCGGCACGATCTGGACGACACCCCAATCGTTGTCGAAGTCGCCGCGATTCCCTTCGGGCTGGCGCCAAGACTGCTCGATGAGCAGCTTGAAACCGTGTCCATTCGTGCACACTTCACCCAGACCGGTGTGCCGATCGCATCGTCGAGGATGTACTTCGATCCAATCCTGCTGGACCAAGGCAAGGCCGACCTGCTTGGTATCGAACCCGGAGTGGCAGTGCTCAGGCGGCGCCGCTTCATGTGGCAACCCAACGGCCAGATCGCGGAATCCGCGGCCTACTACCTTCGTCCCGACGCACTCGAGTTCTACGTCGAGTACACCGACCAAAACGGCTAGACACTCTTAGGTCATTCGACCCCAGAGCCCATGGAAACTCATATGTTCAGGAGACAACCCAGTGAAGAAAGTAGCAATCTTTGCCCTAACCGCGATGGTGGGCCTGATTGGACTCAGTGGATGCGCAAACCCCACAGACGACGATGGAGGCCAGCAAGCCGGAAGCGGTGACATCGTCGCGTCCGTGCAGAAGGACGACACCATCGCCGCCATGTTGCCGAAAGAGATCAGTGATCAGGGTGGCTTCACTGCATCCATAAACGCCGACGTGGCCCCCATCAAGTTCATTGACAGCGACGGTGAGATCACGGGCCTGAACCCGGAACTGCTTCGGGCAGCTGCCAGGGTCCTTGGCACAGAGGTCAAGTTTCAGGAAGGAACATTTGATGCCATGGTTCCGGGCCTGGAAGCCAAACGCTATGACGCCATCGCGTCGGTAGCGGACTTCGTCGAACGGCAGAAGAATATCGACTTCATCGACTACCTCAAGAATGGAACAGCGGTTCTCGCATCCTCGGACCTGGAACAGGACGAATTGACGCTCGACCAGCTATGCGGGTTGAACGTCGGGTACTCCCGTGGAACCTCGCAGCAGGGAAACCTGGAGAAAGCAGTCGAGGACTGCGCCGCAAAGGGCCAGCCAGCACTCCAAATCAATGGCTACCAGGGTGCTGGGCCCGGGATCTTGTCAGTGAAGAGCGGCAAAGCGGACGCGTTCTGGGGAGACCTCCCGCAGATGCTTTACAACGTCAAGAAGGATCCTGGCCTCTTCAAGATCATTTACACCGAGCAAAAAAGCGTGCTTGGGATCGGCATCAACAAGGAGGACCCAGAACTCCGTGACGCCCTTCAGGCCGCACTACTCAAGCTGGTGGAAGACGGGACCTACGACGCCTTGCTTGAGAAGTGGGCCCTGGAAGGCTTCGGAATCCCAAGCATGAACATCAACAGTGATATCAAACTCGGGAAATAGGCCATGTCCACTCCACAAACACAATGGAAGAATCCCCCCTTCACAAGAGGGAAAGCCCAAGAATTGGCTTCCCTGCAGATCAGGCCCAGGGTCGGGATTGCGCAGTGGGTCAGTTATGCCTTCGCCGCATATATGATCCTGGTGCTGATCCAGTTCTTCGGATTCAACGAGAACTGGCGATGGGATGTGGTCTTCTCCTACCTATTCAGCCAGGTGGTCATGAATGGGCTGC contains:
- a CDS encoding GntR family transcriptional regulator, which gives rise to MYLTIRSGLEAQIQSGELPPGAKMPTEAELQAEHGISRSVAQRVLNDLASAGLVIRQKRLGTHVAEGARQVNLLRSVDPRLGSANLPGRLVTVSAEVLTAGKAEVEVPGIDNDAPVIQLIRVRHDLDDTPIVVEVAAIPFGLAPRLLDEQLETVSIRAHFTQTGVPIASSRMYFDPILLDQGKADLLGIEPGVAVLRRRRFMWQPNGQIAESAAYYLRPDALEFYVEYTDQNG
- a CDS encoding ABC transporter substrate-binding protein, whose amino-acid sequence is MKKVAIFALTAMVGLIGLSGCANPTDDDGGQQAGSGDIVASVQKDDTIAAMLPKEISDQGGFTASINADVAPIKFIDSDGEITGLNPELLRAAARVLGTEVKFQEGTFDAMVPGLEAKRYDAIASVADFVERQKNIDFIDYLKNGTAVLASSDLEQDELTLDQLCGLNVGYSRGTSQQGNLEKAVEDCAAKGQPALQINGYQGAGPGILSVKSGKADAFWGDLPQMLYNVKKDPGLFKIIYTEQKSVLGIGINKEDPELRDALQAALLKLVEDGTYDALLEKWALEGFGIPSMNINSDIKLGK